Proteins encoded together in one Longimicrobium sp. window:
- the gpmI gene encoding 2,3-bisphosphoglycerate-independent phosphoglycerate mutase, translating to MPDSSPRPRVCLVILDGWGLREPAPDNAVTCAHAPTWRHLWEEGGYPRARLATHGPAVGLPAGQMGNSEVGHLNLGAGRVVMQSLQRISTAIESGEFHENPVFLDIVNRVKERGSALHLMGLIGPGGVHAVDTHLLALTEFASKHGIPKTYIHVFLDGRDTPPRSARDYMTELFGRTGSGSGVEVATLMGRYWAMDRDQRWERTEKAYRAMVYGEGLGVRDHLGAVAAAYEQGETDEFVQPRVMVDNHGQPIGLLKDGDCVIFFNFRSDRARQLSRALADETFDAFDRGPGRPRVDVVTMTQYDENFPLPTAFPPQEMGDKLADVLEAHGLASFRTAETEKYPHVTFFFNGGVEEPPRGEDRRMVPSPKVPTYDQQPEMSEPEVTRGLVEAIRARKYDVLVCNFANPDMVGHTGVMEAAVKAVEAVDEGLGQVLAACRETGTTLLVTADHGNCEQMWDPTTIGPHTAHTTNPVGIILVEPEDRRTATALADGALCDVAPTILGLIGVPQPAAMTGRDLRRTDG from the coding sequence ATGCCCGATTCGTCGCCCCGCCCGCGCGTGTGCCTGGTGATCCTGGACGGCTGGGGGCTGCGCGAGCCCGCCCCCGACAACGCCGTCACCTGCGCCCACGCGCCCACCTGGCGGCACCTGTGGGAGGAAGGCGGCTACCCCCGCGCGCGGCTGGCCACGCACGGCCCCGCGGTGGGGCTCCCCGCGGGGCAGATGGGCAACTCCGAGGTGGGGCACCTGAACCTGGGCGCCGGCCGCGTGGTGATGCAGTCGCTGCAGCGCATCAGCACCGCCATCGAGTCCGGCGAGTTCCACGAGAACCCGGTGTTCCTGGACATCGTCAACCGCGTGAAGGAGCGGGGGAGCGCGCTTCACCTGATGGGGCTCATCGGCCCCGGCGGCGTGCACGCGGTGGATACGCACCTGCTGGCGCTGACGGAGTTCGCGTCCAAGCACGGCATCCCCAAGACGTACATCCATGTGTTCCTGGACGGCCGCGACACGCCGCCCCGCTCCGCGCGCGACTACATGACGGAACTGTTCGGCCGCACGGGAAGCGGCAGCGGGGTGGAAGTCGCCACGTTGATGGGGCGCTACTGGGCGATGGACCGCGACCAGCGCTGGGAGCGCACCGAAAAGGCGTACCGCGCGATGGTGTACGGCGAGGGGCTGGGGGTGCGCGACCACCTGGGCGCCGTCGCCGCCGCCTATGAGCAGGGGGAGACCGACGAGTTCGTGCAGCCCCGGGTGATGGTGGACAACCACGGCCAGCCCATCGGCCTGCTGAAGGACGGCGACTGCGTGATCTTCTTCAACTTCCGGTCAGACCGCGCGCGCCAGCTCTCGCGCGCCCTGGCCGACGAAACGTTCGACGCGTTCGACCGCGGCCCCGGGCGGCCCCGCGTGGACGTGGTGACGATGACGCAGTACGACGAGAACTTTCCCCTGCCCACCGCGTTTCCGCCGCAGGAGATGGGCGACAAGCTGGCCGACGTCCTGGAGGCCCACGGGCTCGCCAGCTTCCGCACAGCGGAAACGGAGAAGTATCCGCACGTCACCTTCTTCTTCAACGGCGGCGTCGAAGAGCCGCCCCGCGGCGAGGACCGGCGCATGGTGCCCTCGCCCAAGGTGCCGACGTACGACCAGCAGCCGGAGATGAGCGAGCCCGAGGTCACGCGCGGGCTGGTGGAAGCCATCCGCGCGCGGAAGTACGACGTGCTCGTCTGCAACTTCGCCAACCCCGACATGGTGGGGCACACGGGGGTGATGGAGGCGGCGGTGAAGGCGGTGGAGGCGGTGGACGAGGGGCTGGGGCAGGTGCTGGCGGCCTGCCGCGAGACGGGCACGACGCTACTGGTGACCGCGGACCACGGCAACTGCGAGCAGATGTGGGACCCGACGACGATCGGCCCGCACACCGCCCACACGACGAACCCGGTCGGCATCATCCTGGTTGAGCCGGAGGACCGGCGGACGGCCACGGCCCTGGCGGACGGCGCCCTCTGCGACGTGGCGCCGACCATCCTGGGGCTGATCGGCGTGCCCCAGCCGGCGGCGATGACCGGGCGGGATCTGCGGCGCACGGACGGCTAG
- a CDS encoding fasciclin domain-containing protein yields MNKTIAVMLAAAVLQGCASGGTAEMGMDGQMGGATGSQASVMVGGAAMLPSRNIVENAVNSADHTTLVAAVKAAGLVETLASAGPFTVFAPVNAAFDALPAGTVATLLRPENKAALTGVLTYHVVPGRHTAADLMRMIQAGGGRATLNTAAGGTLTASMSGSNVVVRDAGGNAATVTIANVMQSNGVIHVVDRVLLPR; encoded by the coding sequence ATGAACAAGACGATCGCAGTGATGCTCGCGGCGGCGGTTCTCCAGGGATGTGCCTCGGGCGGGACGGCCGAGATGGGGATGGATGGGCAGATGGGTGGCGCCACGGGGAGCCAGGCGTCGGTGATGGTGGGCGGCGCGGCGATGCTGCCGTCGCGCAACATCGTGGAGAACGCGGTGAACTCCGCCGACCACACCACGCTCGTGGCGGCGGTGAAGGCCGCCGGGCTGGTGGAAACGCTCGCCTCCGCAGGCCCCTTCACGGTGTTCGCGCCGGTGAACGCCGCGTTCGACGCGCTGCCGGCGGGCACGGTCGCCACCCTGCTGCGCCCCGAGAACAAGGCCGCGCTCACCGGCGTGCTGACCTACCACGTGGTTCCGGGCCGCCACACCGCGGCTGACCTGATGCGGATGATCCAGGCGGGCGGCGGGCGCGCCACCCTGAACACCGCCGCCGGCGGGACGCTGACGGCCTCGATGAGCGGAAGCAACGTGGTCGTCCGCGACGCGGGCGGAAACGCGGCGACCGTCACCATCGCCAACGTCATGCAGTCCAACGGCGTGATCCACGTGGTGGACCGGGTGCTGCTTCCCCGCTGA